The nucleotide window ATTGATTCGGGTACCTTTGTTTTTTGATAGGATATCCTACCAAGATAACCTATGATAATTATCAAACCTATAGTAATGAATATGTTTTGAATCATTTATTTTATCTACTGCTAATCTTATATAAATATATTTCTATTAAGAAAAAATCAGAATTTATAAATCTTTCTATTTTGTTACTACCACTTAGTAAAGAATACGCCACGGTCCAGCTAAGATACTTTTTGTACCCCTAAAATGGCGTCAATTAAAAAAGAAAAAGGGTTTGGCTTTAACGTGTTCGTTGAAGTACATTCATAACAACATCATTATCTACATGAGTTGCATATGTACCATTAAATTCATGCATTTGACCAATAGAAATTGGAAGAACATATCTTGCTTTACCATCTTTTGCTTTCTTATCTCTTGAAGTTACATCGATTATATTTTCATTGGAGATTCCATTTGGAATAGTTATAGGTAAACCAACTGCCACCAATAATGCTTCTTGGGCTTGCAAATCTTTTTGAGAAAAATAACCCAATCGGTTTGCTATTCTTCCAGCAACCATCATACCTATTGCAACGGCTTCACCATGCGATAATTCAAAATTGCTCAATTTTTCCACAGCATGACCAACAGTATGTCCATAATTAAGTATTTTTCTTAATCCCTTTTCATGCGGATCAACTTCAACTACATTTCCTTTTATGCCACAATTATTTTTAGCTATATACAATGAAGATTCTGAAGATCTCTCAAGAACCAAACCAACATTTTCTTGTAAATAGTTAAAGAACTCTGCATCTTGAATTACACCATGTTTTATAGTTTCTGCTAAGCCATTCCTATAATCTTCTTCAGAAAGTGTTTTTAATGTTGCAA belongs to Candidatus Woesearchaeota archaeon B3_Woes and includes:
- the aroB gene encoding 3-dehydroquinate synthase, whose protein sequence is MVESKDNVMRINLKREIDESYNLVFGNELFPQIASDLKDKPIGSRYAIVTDSNVRELYEESLEDALRSEGIETQIFSFEAGEQNKTIDSCMTMMGEMSHHTYGRDSAILALGGGVVGDMAGFMATIFNRGIPYIQIPTTVLAQADSSIGGKTAVDTEYGKNLVGAFKQPERVYIDVATLKTLSEEDYRNGLAETIKHGVIQDAEFFNYLQENVGLVLERSSESSLYIAKNNCGIKGNVVEVDPHEKGLRKILNYGHTVGHAVEKLSNFELSHGEAVAIGMMVAGRIANRLGYFSQKDLQAQEALLVAVGLPITIPNGISNENIIDVTSRDKKAKDGKARYVLPISIGQMHEFNGTYATHVDNDVVMNVLQRTR